GCGCCGTTCTTCTCAGTGGTGATATTCGAGGTGTTGGCGGGAAAAATTCGGGAGGCCAAAAACGTCATGGTCGCAGTAGGCTCTGGGCTGCAACGGATGGTGCCAAGACCAATCCCGCAGCAGCTCGGGCTCTCGGTCAGCTAGCTACCTGGGACCTTGGAGACGTGTCGCGACACGTCCTTTTATGTACCTTTATGGAAATCTCACTCTGGGGATATACTGAGAGCGCAAACACCTCGCTTTTAACTTCAAGTGCTCGTCTCATCCTCTTTGCCTCACTGTGACTTTGAAGATTCTCATGATGAAGTCAAAGCGCTCGAGAGCAGCGACCAGCCCCATCGAGGTTGCCAATCGCAAGACTGATGAAGAGTTTATTGCTGACTATTTGCTTCCTGAGTGAGCAATCCTCTCTCATTTCTCTCTCCAACATTAATAGCCCTATCAGCCCTTCAAAGTTGTTTGATCTCCCCAAGACAACATGCAACTTGAATCACCGTCGGGgattttctcttcttttgcacacccacccccactgACATAAGACCCAGCAACGCCAAGGAATCCTCCTGGGTGACAGCCTGGACTCACCCAAGGACGGGAGCCAAATACACAATCAGCTTGGCACAACCGGCAAACCTCAAACAAGAAGATCTCGATGCTTGTTTTGACCTTCTTGTCGAAACAAGCAAGAAGGACTATGAGAATTCGGCAGGGAGGTGGCACCCGGACAAAAAGCTCAACGAAATGAGGTCTCCAGAACTGAGGTATGTCCTTgtcaaggaggaagagactgGCAAACTTCGGGGTTTCACGTCTTTGATGCCGACTTACGAGGAGGGAGAACCGGTGGTGTATTGTTATGAGGTTCATCTGAAGCCAGATCTGCAGGGGTGTGTATTGTTCACTCTGTATTCGAGGCTGggatgtggtgttgatctAACATGCTTATGAGGACCGGGTTGGGATCTTTACTGATGAGCTTCCTTACGGCTGTTGCTGTTAATTTGCCGCCGATAACCAAGGTTATGCTCACTTGTTTCTTGTCCAACGCTCGTGGGTTGGCGTTTTATAGGAAGCTTGGGTTTGAGAGGGATGACATCTCCCCTGTGCCGAGGATTCTACGGGGGAAGGTGATCGAGCCGGATTATTTGATTATGAGCAAGAGGATAAGGCCGGATTCTGAGTCTAACTAAAAGCCAGACAAACTTACATCGCGCTAGCTAGGCATCTTCTTTTCGGCGGTTGAAAACGCTTGACTGTCAGCCTCACCCCTGCATGTTGATGGGCAGGCCATCTGGTCTTGGCTAAACTCCGATTCCTGTCTTCACCCTCAAATCACCATTCGGGCAGTCACTTTCTTTAGCAGATAAAATAGCGGCAGCATGGAGCAATGCTGGTGTCACGACACAGAAGGATGTAATCCATGCCAGATCTCAGATCATCCTCCCGAACCACACCCAGTCGAGAGTTTTACACGCAATATATATCAACCCTgccatcctccctcttcggcCCTCTCATCGATCTCCGtcaaatccaccaccgcatTAACACCATGTCGACCACCCCAGACCAGACACACGCTCCCCCCCAAGACGAGgccaaacccctccctacCTCGACGACCACCTCAGAATGGGAAACACCCCTCATCCAATGCTTCCCCTGCGGCCTCTTCTGGAAAGCAATCGCCTGCCCATGCATTTGTacatccccccttcccctctcccccctatcccctttcatcaccaccccttaacattttttctttttctttttgtgcTCTAGTCTACGGCCAAACAGCCCAGCGCCTCCGAGACCCTAACCTCCCTGCCGAAGAAAACAACGCCGATTGCAAGGACTTTGCTGTGAATAATGTCCTCCTGTCGATGTGTTTCCTGCAAGTCtaacccctcccccctaaCATGTAATGTCGGTGTTAATACGAGGAGGGTAGTGACATCATGAAACATCGCGCAGAAATCAGAAAGAAGTACAGCATCCCTGGCAGCGAGACAAAAGACTGTTTGGTGtcttgcttttgctgctCGTGCGCTGTGATGCAGCATgatggggagttgaggggacggcaggaaaaggaggggatTAGGGTTGGGTATAAGAGTCAGGCGGGGATGGTTCtgcctggtggtggggagcggcggcgggagggttggggtgaggtggtgcagtagtgaggggggtgaaaaGGGACTGTTTGGATCGTGATGATGTTTGTTTATATGTTGGGTTTGCTCTTACTGTCAGCTTTGGAGAGGCTGTGACTTGTTGGGGCAAGATGCAATGTAATGCAAGTGTTTACTGTTCCGCATCTTCTTCAGAAACTCAGCGAGGGACTGCCCAAGAAAAGATGTTACGTGGGTGTATTGACCTGGCGCTGGGGTTTGAGACTGTTGATATGCGGAAGACTTCAAACGCTCCCTGGGGGCTATTAGAAAAGAAATGGTCCGTAGAAAAAGGACAATCAATGGCTGTTGATATTGTGGTGAGCAAAAGGAGGTAGGAACAAAAAGTGGGGTCCCGTGTAACCTGATGGAACCAGAAAAATACTCTCCTCCGGGAAGGCTCGAACTTCCAACCTCCTGATTAACAGTCAGACGCGCTAGCCAATTGCGCCACAGAGGATTATGTTGTTGATAAATTGCTGTTAATATCAGCTTATATGGTTGTGAATGTATTCTGCTTGGAGTGACAGACAGCTCGGAGGCTTGCCAGGCGCCTGGAAAGAAAGTACTGGCAACAGTATATAATATCTGTCAGATAATATTCTACTATCAGAAAAGAATGTAGGTAGTTGCAGTTGATCTGGTCCTAAGATGCTTTTGCTTGACAGTAGAAGTAAAATCCTGCAGCATGTCAACGTTCCTCACCACAGCAGGTACCCCGGACCTTGTCTCGCTGCAACCCTCTACTGCCTCGGAAAGCCTTGAAGCTTTTATGAAGGCCCTCATTCCATCCAAGCGCCTATCCACTGACGTTCAAATACATCCAAGGATTGACGGCCCCCGACCGTTCGTCGCTTTGCCAGTTGAAGTGATGGTTCTCTTCCCTCAAAGACGTCCCATTGCTACCCGTCGTTCCCGAAGCAGAGGATTGCGATCCCAAGGTTTGAGTAGGCTGCTGTCTATGCAAGATACCATGCTCCCTTCTCAACCGTTCCATCTTGATCCGTCTGATAGCTCGGCTACCTCTCACCACGCGGTGGAAGAATAGAAATATGTGAAGACCTGTAAGTGCCGTCACAGTTtctcgaaaaaaaaagtacATCTGAACCAAGAAACCAACAAGAAAGAGGAAGGCAGCTACGACAACGACACCGATGTAGCCCTGGACTTCTCTTCTAGAGAAGTCAATTAGGTCAATGGGTTGGGTGATGTAATCCTTGACATCCAGAATAGACCTCTGCTTTTGTCTGGGTTTCTTCTGCCAGATTCGTATTAGCCTTATTGCAATTTTTCTTGGGGGAATAACATACCTTAGCCCTCTCAGGTACTATAGCTCGCTCTAATTCTACGGTGTTGACACGCCGTGTAGGACGAGAACGCGAGTCCTCATTTTGGGACGAGAAGCCCGTGTTTGTGAAAGACCGCATGGGCAGCCCTGGACCGGTGCCCAAATCAACCTCTGAGTCTAAACTGCCTGAATCGCTACGTGAGAGATTCTCTGGCGATGCCGTGTTCAGTGAGGAACTCACTGAAGCCGATTGTCTTCGACGAGTGCGTGACGCTGCAATAGGGGAGCGCTGATAAGTTCTCGTTCTCATCGACAGGTATGGAGTTGACCGAAAATTCCCAACTTACAAGACTTGATACCCAGAGCAGTTAGAGCATAGCTGACGAGAAGAATGACTGGCAGGACCTGGCCAAATTTCCACTCCAGAAGTGGCGTAATATCGACGCCTCCGTGAGTAAGCGAGGTGATAAGGTCAGTGATCGCTAAAGCAAACCAGAATGTACAGAGGAAAAGATCGTAAATAATGGAGTTCTGCAGCTCGATGACCACATCAAAGCCAACATTGGCAAAAACCGCCCATAGGAGTCTTGCTGCTGAAATTTGGCCTGACCTCCTCTTGttgatggttgtggtgagggaggtaaACCGTTTGAGGGAACTCGCTTGATTCTTTTCTTGCATTTCCTCCAGGGACTTTTCAATATCATTTTGGGCTCCTGGACATCCATGCAGCTTTTCCAAAACCGCCAGAACCCATGAGCTGATTGGTTTCCGACGAGCATCAGAACCGGAGGGCAACCGGGGAGCCACATCGGTGACAATGGATTGATAGTAGTTAACGCTCAGTGTCAACACGAGGCAAAACCAATCCCACAGGTATTCAAAGTCTGAGCCAGTCCGTGGCCAAGAGATGTTGCAGGCTGCAAGTGAAGCGTTGTCATACTCCCATGTACTGTACTGCAGATATTTGCAGACTAAAATGCCAGTAAGGCCCAGAATCATTAGCGATACCCGTAAATTTCTCTGAGCCTTCGTGCTCTCCTTGAAAGGAAATCTTAGAACTGTCAGTGTTGCCAGGTGCACAGTACAGCACAAGTAAGCCAGGTCGCAAGCAACATGAAATGAGAACATCGATATCGAACAGATCTGGGAATAGATGGCGATGATTAATCCGAATCCAGTCAAAAGCATCTGATCGTTGACCAGGAGAATGAAGCCTTGATAACCGGAGACTTCAGATGTTGCAGTCCATGCGGATGCAGACCGTGACGGTCCGCGCTTGAACCAAGACAAGGCCATATCATCGATACAGTTGTATTGATGTTGCGGAATGCGAATCTTGATCCATGCCAACAAGAAGGCAATTATCGCTGCTACTGATGGAAGGATGAACGAGAGAAGGATCTGCAAGGACACTTGTTAGCCAAGGTCTGAACCTAAGAATGCATTCAGGGGGGATGTTTTACTTGCCCCAATACCGGCGATATCAGGATCggtgatgtcgtcgtcggcaaCACTGGTGCTCTCGGAGCATTCAACATCCTTGCCACACAGACTAGGGGTAAATGAGACCATGGCATCGTCTGGTATGGAGTTTATTTCAATAAAACAACAGTCCTGCTCCAAATGTAACAATCCTGGCGATTGAAGCCATTTAAGTCGATCCAAGGTGATAGGCTATGAATCTCATGAGCAAATAAAGACCGGGTTTTCCGGCCTAGACCGTGGTCTCGCCGCAGCCTGGTCGGTGCCAGCTGTACGCTGCAGCAGCCGCCTGTATTTCGTATGCAACGTTTCCAATGATTCCTGGTGGCGGCCAGTAGGAGCCCATTGAAGCCCCAGTAGGTCTTCGCGCCTGTGGTGACAGAAGCTTCAGCTAGGACACAGCCTCATATTTGCAAAACATGGGAAATGGTTTCTCGTACTTCAGGGCCTTTGGGAATGGCAGATAAGCGGTGCTAAGGCACACGGCGAGCGGCACTGGGGCTCTGTTAGAAAGCAAGTCAATATTTGTGATCTATTCCAATGCGTGCTCTGAAAGATTACATGGGCACCTGTCGTGGACAGACTGACAGGCTCCAGGCGCCCGGCCATTGGGACAGCTGAGGGCGCAGCGAGAACAGGAAAGGATGAGAGCTGGCGAGATGCTGGCATGGAGGTCAAAAGTGGGGATGTCGCTGTCAAAGCAGGGACTTGAACGGGCGGGTCCCGGAAAACAAGCCGAAAAGCTTGGTTGAACCAAGAGGGTCAAACAGAGGCTACGTGACGTCACCCAGATcccggagaaggagatgttTGGACACCGACTGTTCCGATGAGCCGGTGACTTTGTGCCCCTTCCGCGACTGCAGAGCGCCAGATCTTCGCTACAGGCAGATCGTGGGCTATGCCCGAAGCCACAGTTATAGCCGTGTTATTTACCCTCGACAACTCGGTCGACTTTGGGTCTCAGCCCCGCTCACATCATCTTGACGGAAACGGCAGCGTGTTAGCGCCCAGCCTCCCGGATACTCCGTACGCTTTGCTGGTCGCCTGACGCTTTTATGCTGaacaacaacttcaaccGCTCACACATTTTAAACAATATCACCAGCCCATGCTCGTGTGTCGCgcgacagcaacagcccaaactcctccatgTCAGCTCCTCCCGATCAAGCGACGGTCGATGCCCCGCCTAAGCGCAATGGCACGACAACCTCTGCGCTGCTCGAGAAGTACGCgaagcagaaggagaggataAAAACAAAGACAGGCCCTCCAGGCGGATTCGATCCCACGCCTCTGCCAGACGCGCCGCCTGGCTACACTGTCAAGTTCACCTTCTATCGcgccttccacctcccaatTGCCGATCTGCATCTCCACTCCTCAGACCCCTTCATCTATGCGACATTGTTGCATGCCGCGCCGACAAGACACAAGGAAGACCCCGTCTTGACCCGACGAACGCGAACACTGAGGAGAACCACCGAACCAGAATGGAGGGAAGAGTGGATTGTGGCCAACGTTCCAGCGTCGGGATTTGCGCTTAAGTGTCGCCTGTACGACGAGGATTGGCCAGATCATGACGATAGACTGGGCAATGTTACCGTTAGAGTCCCGCATGTCAGTGAGGACTGGGAAGGATTTGGACCTGAGGGCAAGATATTTGAGGTCAAGAAGCGCTCCGGCAGCCGCAGAGCTTACTTCGTCCACGGCATCAGGTCGGTATTCTGCCGCAATGTCCCACTGACACCAAGATTGCAGCTTGGGATCGAGGTGTTGGGAAAGTCGGACCCTCCGCATGCCCAGGTTTATACCGTTGGTCCAACCCACTGGGTGAAGCACTACAGCCCAATGATTGGGTGGGTAACCGGTGTCAAAGTCAACAAGGACGCGGACAACGACGCGACGTCTTCTATCCACTCGAAAAAGAGTCGTCGCACAAAGAAGTTTGAGTGGGTTTCACCTTATTGCCTGCTGGATCTACACATGGACGCTGATAACTTGCAGCTTCCAAGCAAACGAGATACAACTCGCCGGGCCTGTACCGCCCAAGCTCTACCACCGCTATGTCGAGTTCCGCCCCATGATCGGCCGCATGTTCTCCTCCAAAGGCTTACGCGGCCGGATTCTCAATGCCGTCCTTCACAAACAGCATCACCGAGTCTACAACTTTGACTCCAGCACCGAATACGGCAACTTTGAAGCTTGCAGCGAAGAGGCTTCTCTCCAGTTTCTCAAGATGGTCCACTTTGACGAAGGCGGCCGCATCTTTACATATGTCATTACTCTTGACGGCCTGATGCGCTTCACCGAGACAGGCAAGGAATTCGGCATCGATCTTTTGTCGAAACACTCGATGCACAGCGACGTGGCCACGTACATAGCCTGCTCGGGCGAGTTCTTCATCCGGCGTCTCGCTCACCCGCGCAAGTcacaccatcgccatcacaGCCACGTCTCCTCGGGCGAATCCTCGTCTACTCAggccccaaccccaccgaCGCATCCGCCCAACGAAAACATTGGCGATGGGCCCCCCAagtcacccccaccacccaagccTCAGCTTTACCAGCTGATCATTGACAATGACAGCGGGACGTATCGTCCGGACAAGTCGGTCTTGCCAGATTTGCAGAAATTCTTGGAGAGGAATTTACCTGGGATGGAGATCAAGGCTATGCACtgcgacgaggaggagctgaagaagatgaagaagatgcagatggagatcaagaagaaggagggtcCGGCTGTGAGGATGGTGCTGAACCGGAGCCCGAGCAGCTCGAGTTTTAGCTCGGATGATGAGTCGAGATTGGGGGATTTGGCGAatttgggggatgatgatgatgatgaggggggggggttggggttgaggagtaagaaggagagggcgttTGATCTTGTGCAGGAGCCgcagaggtggagggaggttATTGGGTAcccgaagaagaggaagacgggGGAcctggaaaaggggaaggggttggatggggcgggtgatgaggatgagaaggttGGTGGGAAGGttaggaaggaggaggaggaggaggaggagggggttaaagagggtggggatggtaAGGCTGAGGGAGATGTTAAAGGGCATGGGGGAAAGACaaaggttgatggggatgtgaAGGATCTTAGTGACTCGAAAGAACAGGacgagaagagggaggaaaagAGCGGCGATACTGAAGGTAATGGTAGCGGTAATGGTAATGGTGATGCCGCAAGTTCAGGGGTTGAGACCAAGGCGTGAGATGCTGGTCTAAACGAGAAGGACAATGACTTGACGATATAGATACCTCATTTTTGCTTAGCCGGGCAGGGCAGGATTAGGGCCGATGGCGTCCGGAGTTTGGGTTGGTTTATGGCATCATGGTCAGGGCATTGATGATTCCCAGTTGGGTTAGCGAGCGTTTTGTTTGTATTTCTGCTTCTCTGCTCTATATTGCTGAAAGTCTAGATTTCATTTAATCCCACCATTCGCCAGCTTCACTCTTGCCGACAGTCTTATATGGAGGCCTCTCCTACAAGCACAGTTTCTTTTTCCTATTCAGTGTTATGCTCacatttctctctctctctctctctctctctctctctcctcacaAACTATTTGGTGGCGATAAAGGCATCTCCGGTCGTGATGGCGGCGTCTCGGTCCCGGATGCTTCCATAACCCCCACGCTACCTACCTCGAAGGTTTTGGGACTTGACAGCTGTGAGTCTTTTTGTGGTGGGTCTTGGCAAGCCACCGCAGCATTCATCCCAACGTCCATGTCGTCCATCGCGGAGGCTGCCAAGGCGAGGTCGATGCCCCGTTGGAGGACCTGGGCGTCtagaccaccaccatccatggTCAGTatttggtggtgtggtgtggtgtggtgtggtgtggttaCGGGATTGTGCAAGTTCAAACTCACAAGCATGATTAACCATCATCCCGGGCCCCTCCTCAAAACCTACCCACAGGGCCTCGAACTGCTCATCAGACATTTGCGTCTCTTTGGCCAGGGGGAGAGTGCTGTCCCCGATGGCTACATACCAGAGGACTATAGCGAGGGCGCCGTTCTTCTTTTGGGGGTGCTGCATTAGGGCGATGGGCTCGGTGAGGCGGgcggtgttggggaggaggacgtcgCCGGAGGGGTCGAAGCGGGCTTTTTGGAGCTGGGGGTTGTgtgtggaggtggaggaagggggggtgcaGCGGGTTGATAAGGGgacggggaagagggtggcgGTGCAGCCTGCTTCTTCGTAGGTTTCGCGGATAGCGGTTACCTCGAGGGGTTCGGACCAGTCTTTGCGGCCGCGGGGGAGGTAGTAGGTTTTAGAGGTGAGGtcgtggatgatgaggacttTGCGGGCGGGGAGGTCGACGGTTATGGTGCCTGAGGCGAGGTAGAAgtcggaggagaaggttaCTTTCCAGGGGGGGGacatgatggggatggggagggggggagatgaaggtgtGGATGTGGGAGGTTTGAAGATTGTGAAGTGTGAGAGATTGAAGACTGTGAGAGGCTTTGGAAACTGTGAGAGGGCCGAGTAAATGGCGTTGAGCCTTGGTGTTAATGGTTGATATTAGAAAAGAAAGGTAAGGTCAAGC
The sequence above is a segment of the Podospora pseudoanserina strain CBS 124.78 chromosome 5, whole genome shotgun sequence genome. Coding sequences within it:
- a CDS encoding hypothetical protein (COG:S; EggNog:ENOG503P7H4), producing MPDLRSSSRTTPSREFYTQYISTLPSSLFGPLIDLRQIHHRINTMSTTPDQTHAPPQDEAKPLPTSTTTSEWETPLIQCFPCGLFWKAIACPCIFYGQTAQRLRDPNLPAEENNADCKDFAVNNVLLSIDIMKHRAEIRKKYSIPGSETKDCLVSCFCCSCAVMQHDGELRGRQEKEGIRVGYKSQAGMVLPGGGERRREGWGEVVQ
- a CDS encoding hypothetical protein (EggNog:ENOG503NVY2; COG:S); protein product: MSAPPDQATVDAPPKRNGTTTSALLEKYAKQKERIKTKTGPPGGFDPTPLPDAPPGYTVKFTFYRAFHLPIADLHLHSSDPFIYATLLHAAPTRHKEDPVLTRRTRTLRRTTEPEWREEWIVANVPASGFALKCRLYDEDWPDHDDRLGNVTVRVPHVSEDWEGFGPEGKIFEVKKRSGSRRAYFVHGIRSVFCRNVPLTPRLQLGIEVLGKSDPPHAQVYTVGPTHWVKHYSPMIGWVTGVKVNKDADNDATSSIHSKKSRRTKKFDFQANEIQLAGPVPPKLYHRYVEFRPMIGRMFSSKGLRGRILNAVLHKQHHRVYNFDSSTEYGNFEACSEEASLQFLKMVHFDEGGRIFTYVITLDGLMRFTETGKEFGIDLLSKHSMHSDVATYIACSGEFFIRRLAHPRKSHHRHHSHVSSGESSSTQAPTPPTHPPNENIGDGPPKSPPPPKPQLYQLIIDNDSGTYRPDKSVLPDLQKFLERNLPGMEIKAMHCDEEELKKMKKMQMEIKKKEGPAVRMVLNRSPSSSSFSSDDESRLGDLANLGDDDDDEGGGLGLRSKKERAFDLVQEPQRWREVIGYPKKRKTGDLEKGKGLDGAGDEDEKVGGKVRKEEEEEEEGVKEGGDGKAEGDVKGHGGKTKVDGDVKDLSDSKEQDEKREEKSGDTEGNGSGNGNGDAASSGVETKA
- a CDS encoding hypothetical protein (EggNog:ENOG503PEJC), which encodes MVSFTPSLCGKDVECSESTSVADDDITDPDIAVSLQILLSFILPSVAAIIAFLLAWIKIRIPQHQYNCIDDMALSWFKRGPSRSASAWTATSEVSGYQGFILLVNDQMLLTGFGLIIAIYSQICSISMFSFHVACDLAYLCCTVHLATLTVLRFPFKESTKAQRNLRVSLMILGLTGILVCKYLQYSTWEYDNASLAACNISWPRTGSDFEYLWDWFCLVLTLSVNYYQSIVTDVAPRLPSGSDARRKPISSWVLAVLEKLHGCPGAQNDIEKSLEEMQEKNQASSLKRFTSLTTTINKRRSGQISAARLLWAVFANVGFDVVIELQNSIIYDLFLCTFWFALAITDLITSLTHGGVDITPLLEWKFGQVLPVILLVSYALTALGIKSSSRTRRRQSASVSSSLNTASPENLSRSDSGSLDSEVDLGTGPGLPMRSFTNTGFSSQNEDSRSRPTRRVNTVELERAIVPERAKKKPRQKQRSILDVKDYITQPIDLIDFSRREVQGYIGVVVVAAFLFLVGFLVQMYFFFRETVTALTGLHIFLFFHRVVRGSRAIRRIKMERLRREHGILHRQQPTQTLGSQSSASGTTGSNGTSLREENHHFNWQSDERSGAVNPWMYLNVSG
- the NAT4 gene encoding N alpha-acetyl-transferase (COG:S; EggNog:ENOG503P495), which encodes MMKSKRSRAATSPIEVANRKTDEEFIADYLLPDNAKESSWVTAWTHPRTGAKYTISLAQPANLKQEDLDACFDLLVETSKKDYENSAGRWHPDKKLNEMRSPELRYVLVKEEETGKLRGFTSLMPTYEEGEPVVYCYEVHLKPDLQGTGLGSLLMSFLTAVAVNLPPITKVMLTCFLSNARGLAFYRKLGFERDDISPVPRILRGKVIEPDYLIMSKRIRPDSESN
- a CDS encoding hypothetical protein (COG:S; EggNog:ENOG503PEMR): MSPPWKVTFSSDFYLASGTITVDLPARKVLIIHDLTSKTYYLPRGRKDWSEPLEVTAIRETYEEAGCTATLFPVPLSTRCTPPSSTSTHNPQLQKARFDPSGDVLLPNTARLTEPIALMQHPQKKNGALAIVLWYVAIGDSTLPLAKETQMSDEQFEALWVLRRGPG